In Triticum urartu cultivar G1812 chromosome 6, Tu2.1, whole genome shotgun sequence, the following proteins share a genomic window:
- the LOC125514188 gene encoding protein RGF1 INDUCIBLE TRANSCRIPTION FACTOR 1-like — protein sequence MAIDHASPLALKSGGATGGAGCEDEEAENQRWPPWLKPLLATSFFVQCRAHADAHKSECNMYCLDCVNGALCSLCLAHHRDHHAIQIRRSSYHDVIRASEIQRVLDITGVQTYIINSARVVFLNERPQPRPGKGVTNTCEVCERSLLDSFRFCSLGCKIVGTSGGHRPRKKHGGKKKKRAAVKDARSDSEHSCTSTSGGSSDKSSVVQSFSPSTPPATSSSYRAGNKRRKGIPHRSPFGSLIVEY from the exons ATGGCAATAGACCACGCGTCCCCTCTCGCGCTCAAGAGCGGCGGCGCCACG GGAGGAGCGGGGTGCGAGGACGAGGAGGCGGAGAACCAGCGGTGGCCGCCGTGGCTGAAGCCGCTGCTGGCGACGAGCTTCTTCGTGCAATGCCGGGCGCACGCCGACGCGCACAAGAGCGAGTGCAACATGTACTGCCTCGACTGCGTCAACGGCGCGCTCTGCTCGCTCTGCCTCGCCCACCACCGCGACCACCACGCCATCCAG ATTCGGAGGTCGTCGTACCACGACGTGATCCGGGCGTCGGAGATACAGAGGGTGCTGGACATCACCGGCGTGCAGACGTACATCATCAACAGCGCGCGCGTGGTGTTCCTCAACGAGCGCCCGCAGCCGAGGCCGGGCAAGGGGGTCACCAACACCTGCGAGGTCTGCGAGCGCAGCCTCCTCGACTCCTTCCGCTTCTGCTCCCTCGGATGCAAA ATTGTAGGCACGTCCGGCGGCCACCGGCCGAGGAAGAAGCACggcggcaagaagaagaagagagcgGCGGTCAAGGATGCGCGGTCGGACTCGGAGCACTCGTGCACGAGCACAAGCGGCGGCAGCAGCGACAAGAGCAGCGTGGTGCAGAGCTTCTCGCCGTCGACCCCGCCGGCCACCTCCAGCAGCTACCGCGCCGGCAACAAGCGCCGCAAGGGCATCCCGCACCGGTCGCCGTTCGGCAGCCTCATCGTGGAGTACTAA